In one Fusarium keratoplasticum isolate Fu6.1 chromosome 5, whole genome shotgun sequence genomic region, the following are encoded:
- a CDS encoding MFS domain-containing protein, translating into MAEPAPSSLASDGQHDEQASKPQHSTNVLVNQEEGNAREGDYDMETVERVYRKIDLRIIPAFWILYFLCSAIRSNIGIAQTMNKDKGHDLMTMLGLTPKDTSTALALFYVAYVIFDFPSNLVMSKLSPRLWMARIVFATGVVGACFAAVQDPWSVKLLRFLLGAVIAGMWPGMAFYLTLFYPPSRTGKRIGMYFTAAQVSAAVVGLVSAGFQLMDGSGGLVGFRWMFLIYGLVAVVLSFILLWWLPDRPLAPGQTRPRTGIFKWLPPTPEVLKGQDAIIHYHDLRRVYHSRPWTAKDLLHVLVDWRLWPLTMMYFGVVGVGIGTQLYGSVIIASIQPGSSGVKVSLLFAPIWIMDLIAILIVTPISDRFHRSRPYFFAASACIQIAGLLTVTLATNNGWARYGGLLMVGFGLGPTVPICMAWSSEIFQKRHGEVGVAAATALVSGLGNLGSVVTTYALYTGWPEDAAPGPHQYRKSNYTMIGILCMSILSAFAMKALLTIFGNPPSTKLQDDSSSEFDDGAARREANERGFGSLPWKKANRA; encoded by the exons ATGGCAGAACCAGCTCCCAGCTCGCTCGCTAGTGATGGCCAGCATGATGAGCAGGCTTCAAAGCCTCAGCACTCCACCAATGTGCTCGTGAACCAGGAAGAGGGGAATGCCCGAGAGGGTGACTATGATATGGAGACAGTCGAACGTGTGTATCG AAAGATTGATCTCCGCATCATTCCTG CTTTTTGGATCCTCTACTTCCTCTGTTCGGCCATCAGATCCAATATTGGAATTGCTCAGACTATGAACAAGGACAAAGGTCATGACCTCATGACCATGCTTGGGTTGACTCCTAAGGATACTTCGACTGCTCTGGCCCTGTTCTATGTCGCCTATGTCATCTTTGATTTCCCCTCCAACCTGGTCATGAGCAAGCTCAGCCCCCGTCTCTGGATGGCCCGTATTGTCTTCGCTACTGGCGTCGTCGGTGCCTGCTTCGCTGCTGTCCAAGATCCCTGGAGCGTCAAGCTTCTTCGATTCTTGCTCGGAGCTGTCATTGCAGGCATGTGGCCCGGCATGGCTTTCTACCTCACTCTCTTCTATCCTCCTTCGCGAACTGGAAAGAGAATTGGCATGTACTTTACTGCCGCTCAGGTCTCTGCCGCCGTGGTCGGTCTTGTGTCTGCGGGCTTCCAGCTCATGGACGGCAGCGGTGGTCTTGTCGGTTTCCGATGGATGTTCCTCATCTACGGTCTTGTCGCGGTTGTCTTGAGCTTCATCCTTCTCTGGTGGCTCCCTGATCGTCCTCTTGCGCCTGGCCAGACTCGACCTCGGACTGGCATCTTCAAGTGGCTGCCTCCTACCCCTGAGGTCCTCAAGGGCCaggatgccatcatccaCTACCATGACCTTCGCCGTGTCTACCACTCTCGTCCCTGGACTGCTAAGGACCTCCTCCACGTCCTCGTTGACTGGAGACTCTGGCCTCTGACCATGATGTACTTTGGTGTCGTCGGAGTTGGTATCGGCACTCAGCTGTATGGCTCTgtcatcatcgcctccaTTCAGCCTGGCTCTAGTGGTGTCAAAGTGAGCTTGCTATTTGCTCCTATCTGGATCATGGATCTTATTGCaatcctcatcgtcacccCCATCTCGGACCGCTTCCATCGATCTCGCCCATACTTTTTCGCAGCTTCGGCTTGCATTCAGATCGCTGGCCTTCTCACTGTCACTCTGGCCACTAACAACGGTTGGGCTCGATACGGTGGCCTTCTCATGGTCGGCTTTGGCCTCGGCCCTACTGTCCCCATCTGCATGGCCTGGAGCTCCGAGATCTTCCAGAAGCGCCATGGTGAAGTTGGAGTTGCCGCCGCCACCGCCCTTGTCTCCGGCCTGGGTAACCTAGGAAGTGTTGTTACCACCTATGCTCTCTACACTGGTTGGCCCGAAGACGCTGCTCCTGGACCTCACCAGTACCGCAAGAGCAACTACACCATGATTGGAATTCTGTGCATGAGCATCCTCAGCGCCTTTGCCATGAAGGCTCTCCTCACTATTTTCGGCAACCCACCCAGCACCAAGCTCCAGGACGACTCGTCTAGTGAGTTTGACGACGGGGCGGCTCGACGGGAGGCCAACGAGCGTGGATTTGGCTCTCTTCCCTGGAAGAAGGCCAACCGTGCTTAa
- a CDS encoding 3-dmu-9-3-mt domain-containing protein has translation MSIGKISTCLWFENQAEEAANYYVSIFAPNSKITTIQRYSEAGKEQHGREPGSVMVVEFDLRGHHFVALNGGPAPWKFSEAISLMVDCKDQAEVDHFWEKLGEGADHSRQQCGWLGDKFGIAWQVVPTVLKEMLNSGDKAAADRATVAMMKMKKLDIAELEKAFKG, from the coding sequence ATGTCGATAGGCAAAATCTCCACCTGCCTCTGGTTCGAAAACCAGGCCGAAGAAGCGGCAAACTACTACGTCTCCATCTTTGCACCAAACTCCAAAATCACCACGATCCAACGCTACTCCGAGGCCGGCAAGGAGCAGCACGGCCGCGAGCCCGGGTCCGTCATGGTGGTCGAGTTCGACCTCCGGGGCCACCACTTTGTCGCCCTCAACGGCGGGCCCGCCCCGTGGAAGTTCAGCGAAGCCATCTCCCTCATGGTCGACTGCAAGGACCAGGCAGAGGTGGACCACTTCTGGGAGAAGCTGGGGGAGGGCGCTGATCACTCTCGCCAGCAGTGCGGGTGGCTTGGCGACAAATTTGGCATCGCGTGGCAGGTTGTGCCGACCGTGTTGAAGGAGATGCTGAACTCGGGGGATaaggcggcggcggacaGGGCGACCGTGGCtatgatgaagatgaagaagcttgATATTGCGGAGTTGGAGAAGGCGTTCAAAGGATGA
- a CDS encoding C2H2-type domain-containing protein, whose translation MSVAYEPRTFIHEGGYPPIGDDHDHTADQRFTDNDVAEQLSHYTTEAAMLPDNTGVLGDDRGMMPEDAAAVQEATRLDLTHSTFPSPIQATMQEPSLEPLPEDKDLSPGAGSPPASRIKPIPKPDRDVVKQADGKFHCPLDECKEEVRTFSRKCEWNKHMDKHERPYRCPADGCENLPGFTYSGGLLRHEREVHGKHGGPKNTVNCPHPNCKRHTGKGFSRQENLNEHLRRVHTNPDGTTPPADTAQSPDENDAEKVGMKRKRRSSAQASEEMVELREEVKRLKEENEKLKAEMDTQSQHSLAMMAQIAELQDALRHGLGQHTLGAPTAQMI comes from the exons ATGAGTGTCGCGTACGAGCCCCGGACCTTTATCCACGAGGGTGGCTATCCTCCCATCGGCGACGACCATGATCATACTGCCGACCAGCGGTTTACCGACAACGATGTCGCCGAACAACTGAGCCATTACACAACCGAGGCGGCCATGCTTCCCGACAACACAGGCGTGCTTGGAGATGATCGAGGCATGATGCCTGAGGATGCCGCTGCCGTCCAAGAAGCAACACGGCTCGACCTAACACATTCGACCTTCCCCTCTCCGATCCAGGCGACGATGCAAGAGCCTTCTCTCGAACCTCTACCCGAAGACAAGGACCTATCGCCAGGAGCCGGGTCTCCTCCTGCGTCCCGTATCAAGCCGATTCCCAAGCCCGACCGAGATGTTGTGAAGCAAGCGGACGGAAAATTCCACTGCCCGCTCGACGAGTGTAAGGAGGAAGTGAGAACATTTTCGCGCAAGTGCGAGTGGAA CAAGCACATGGACAAGCACGAGCGACCCTATCGATGTCCTGCCGACGGATGCGAGAATCTCCCCGGTTTCACCTACTCGGGCGGGTTGCTCCGACACGAGCGAGAGGTTCACGGCAAGCATGGCGGTCCCAAGAATACAGTCAACTGCCCTCATCCGAACTGCAAGCGACACACAGGGAAGGGATTCTCACGACAAGAGAATCTGAACGAACATTTACGCCGCGTCCATACCAATCCCGACGGGACCACTCCCCCAGCCGATACCGCTCAATCTCCGGACGAAAACGACGCCGAGAAGGTGGGCATGAAGCGCAAGCGCCGCTCAAGTGCCCAGGCCAGCGAAGAGATGGTTGAGCTCCGCGAGGAAGTCAAGCGTCTCAAGGAAGAGaacgagaagctcaaggcagAGATGGACACACAGTCACAGCATTCGCTCGCCATGATGGCTCAGATCGCCGAGCTCCAAGATGCTCTGCGTCATGGACTCGGCCAGCACACCCTGGGAGCTCCTACGGCACAGATGATTTAG